The Astatotilapia calliptera chromosome 19, fAstCal1.2, whole genome shotgun sequence DNA segment CCCTCTGCTCTCCAGACCTGTGTGAACATGCCCCACTTACATGAATTTCTGGGTCACATGCAGGAGCATGGTGACAGGagacaaaacagaagaaagagacACAATAACCAAGGaaacactttattttgaaactcgGTAGTTTAAATGAATGCACAGTCCAACATAGATAACACAGAAGCTGTTAGTATATGGCACTGAATCAACAGGACATCTGTCCCACGGTAGTTCCCTAATTTCACAATCTAAATCTAACATGATCAGATTTATTTAAAGTGAGATCAGAGCTACAGCTAAAACAACATTTCACTCTTTACGAAGATGAAATTACTAAAGGTGTGAAAAGCAGAAAAGTTTTAATCTATTGGACTGACGCTTCGAAGCGTTTTCCACTTTATTTAACACACAGGCAGGAAAACATCTAACGAGGGCTTCACTTATTTGCTGGGCAGCTTTTGTGCAGGCCGAGCCAAAAGGTGTTAATGTGCACGCTGTAGAAAGAAAATTACAACTATGTGCACAattaaaatgtcttaaaaaatTACTGAATATAACACATAATTCTGTTTCCCATGTACAATAACAACACAGGGCTATTCTGTTAATGAGAACTAAAAGCAGAGCTCTTAAAGTGGGATATTGTGGAGAAGTTGAACATTTGCAGCgaaagacaaataaaacctTTCCTATGGTTTAaatacaggaacacacacaatCGCCATTAgtatgtttttataaaaatcccacacacataaaataaaactcagtgGATTTTAGAATACACCATAAATAAAGATGGGCTGCAGGGCTGCACCAGTTTAAACCACAGTTATCAGGGTCAGAGGTTTGCTTAGTGTAAGCACTAGTTCAGTATTTTTTCAGCACAGTTAAGCCTTTGTGAAGCGGACTGCTGTGACTCCGTGTAACTCCGCCATGATACATGCTTGTTTCTCTGCTGATGCAGTCCAAACACACCAATCTGATCAACACTTAGTATCTAATAACTTCAATGAGTAAACCTATGAGAGGTCATCCTCAAACATGATCCAGTTTTACCCCACTCAGGCAGCAGAGCTGTGTAACAAAGGGTCCACTCTGGAGTTCACAGTGCTTTGATTTAGAGACACTTCATGCTCACCTCAAACTTCCCTAAACAGACGGAGCAAATTTCACTGTCAATATGTACACAATAGAAACAGCTGTGGGCCGACAACATCTACTCCCAACTCATATTTAAGTCCAGTTTAATTCTGGTCTTTATCTCAAAGCAGATTTTGCTTATTAAAGCTTTTGTTGATCTTAAACTTACTGATTTTTAATGCAGGAGCTGCTCTCATACATATTTTAtactgaaaaaaagtaatttattacTTTAAAAGTGGATACTTGCAACACTTGTTAAAAGGTGTGAAATCGCACCATTGCCAACTCTTTGCTGCATCGATAATACTTGTGTGTATAATGAACCACAAAGTCCTGTTATGAGCCTGGAAAAACCCAGACAGTAATACCAGAGTCCTGAAATAAAACGAAATCGAAATAAAAGCTGTGCAGTGAAAGATTCTGTTTCACACTCTGTTGTGATCATATGTAAACCTTTGTCAGGAGCAAAGTCTCTTTATGCCCTTTTTCCACTAGCACCTACACAACTCAATTACTTAGTTTAAAGGGTTTCCATTAGGTGAGTTTGTGAGGAGCTGAGTCagaccaaaaatgtgacattgGGAGACTTCATGCCACCGATTGGCCAGGGAGTGATGTCACTggatgagtcatgagagcgaCTCTTTCACAAGAATCAAATCTGCCATTTTTCAAACCCAACAACGAAGGAAATGGAGACACAAACTTCTTTTACCTGAAGTCTGACAAGAAAACGCAGACTGGGACTTTCTGCCCACCTTGCTATGATGACCCCGCCCACATTGAGGTACTACACAATTGTAAAAACTGAGTAGAGTTGAGCTGAGGTGGTGCTAGAGGAAAAGATGCGTTACAGAACAAAGGACTAGAGAGCCCAAGGGGCTTAAAAAGAAGTCCCAGTCTAACAAACGTAGAATTTAAAACAAGCATCCATCAAAAGTCAGCTCCCACTCAGtctcaaataataaaataaaaagccataactgaaacaggaaatgacaccGATGATACTCCTTAACTGGCATGAGGTTTTCCAGAAGCCTCAGGCTGACCGTCGGTGGTGCCGTTCAGTGGGATCGCCTTGTTGCCAAAGTTCCAGTCCACAGGATTAAGAAGCTGCATTGTCTTCTTGTGGGTCCATATGGGGTTGAGGATAAGTGTGAGCAAAGTGAGGCCGGTGAAGAAGAGTATTAGCGGGGGCAGGGGCGCATGGGTCCACAGCTCCACCCGGTGGGTCAAGGTTACCCACCACATGTAGTAAGTGAGTACCATTCGACAGTGAAACATGTGAATCATCACCCACTGGTTGGCTTTCCAGAACAGAGTGCATGCCCAGCCAGCCTGTCAGGGGAGACACAATCTGTCAGACACCTTCTCTTTACTTCACATTCATGCAAAATCTGTTCAGTAAACCAGTGAGCAGAAGGAACAGAGAAAACTGTGGTTAGTGcttcaggtttttgttgtttttaaaagggaaCTTCCTCTTTCTAAGAACGTTCTGGTACAGTGAACATAATCACAAGGTGCAcaagacccaggaggaagcaaaacttACAAGTCAAGCAAAAGGTCAAGCCAGTGAGATGCTACAGAAAGCCGGGCCTGGACTTACCAAAGATTACGTACAAATACAAGTCCGGAGAATGAGATGAAAGGTACGTGCATGTGACACGATCATGCTTACCTTCAGCAGCATCCAGGATATACAGGTGAATGGCGTGCTCATCTCCAGCAGGAGGGTGACCATGGGCAGGAAGTGGCCCAGGGAATCCCACACCACCGCCCCCACGTATCCCGACAGGGCGAAGAAATGGTGCGTGGCCAGTGGGAGGTCGAATGACCAAAATACCACACTGGAGGCGTGAAGTGCAACATTCTCAAATGCAAAAAAGCCCGTGGCTGTGAGCACGTTAAACCATGACCAGTCTTCCTGGCCCCTCACTTTGTCTCTGGTGATTGAGGAGTCTTCAGTGAGGGCCCGGAGACCGGCTACTGTACTCTGGATCCCAAACACTGCCCGGGTGGCAGCAAGGTTCCAAAAAACCTTTTCTTTGGCCAGCAGGGACTTGTAGGTCtggcacagagacacagacaggagGTGACAGAAGAGGAACACTACAGTATAGAAGCAGAAGCCAAGGCCGATGAGCTGGAGGCGATAGTCCCATAAGAAGTACTCTGCACTGGGCTGGGAGAGGCGGCCGGTGTGCTGCTCGGAGGCCATGGCGCTTTACGGAGGATCACCGAACCTGAGCGCGGGGAGGGTCacctgaaggtggagctgcTAGGAGCATGGTGTGTGTGGCCCACCTGCAACAGACAGACAACACACCATCCATTAACGCAGCACTGTGCCTGTGAAAACACTCCACGAAGCCGTGGACCTCGGTACACAcggatcattttatttaaactctATGTAAGCCTTCAATCTGTGTTCATTTCATCCGCCGGTGACAAACTTTCACTACAGAGTTCTTCGAAAGAAGAGTCAGAGAAAAGTTCGATGTTAACATCGCGACATATCTCacagaatatttaaaaatgattaaatctAAAGCAGTTTACTTACTAACTAACACAGAAACGTGTAACTTACCGGACAGAAGCGTTTCCAGGGAGTACAGCGTCCCTCTGTAACCGATAGTACCCCCAAACAGGAAAACTCACATCATACGACTCCAATTTGGTCATGTGACATCCACACAGGAAGTCCAGCCTCGCTGTACTTTGCAGACATCCCATTGGTCAGCGCTGATCAGCCGTAGAATCCCATTGGTTGCctcttatttatattttctgtctGGAAACAGCCTCTTTAATATTAATCACGATTATCTATTATTACGACCGGATTCCTGTAGAAGAAGTCGCAAGATTCACCTGAATAAACCGCTTAACAAATAGtaagataaacaaataaaccctcacagtaataaataatatagtCATGTCAATAAAATGCAActttctgctaaaaaaaaaaaagaagtaataaaCGTGTGCACAGAACTGCATTTTTAACTATTAGAGGTGTGCTACTAGAACATGGCATGTGTGTCTATCTCTGTCCAGCAGAGGGAGCCCTTGCATTGTGAGATTCAAATGAAGTGGCCTCGCTTACATTTTtcgtggttttgtttttgaggaGTTGATGTGCTAaagctttgatttattttatttcactgtattattaatgtgttttattttcatttgttgcaAGAGCCGTTTAACAAATAGGAGCGGACCTTGTGTTCTACTCTCACTGGACTCTTTCTCAGCTTCCTCTCAGGTTTACTGGGTAAGACAAATTACCCATTGTTGTTTACCTGGCAAAGAGCTCATAGGTCAGAATTCTGCAGGAatgaaaagcattaaaaacatgtaataTCCAGCATATCTTTGCCTGACTTCGACCTTTATGGCCATTACAAGGTCTTTGAAACATTTGGACACGGATCATCTGAAGTTTAGAGTACTGATACTGTACCAGTGGTCGCATTCTTGCAGACAGTCAGCCTGCAGATCTGTAGAATTTATGGATGCTGCCATTGCTGTGGTGCATGAAATGCATTACAAGAATATAACctgcaaattttaaaatgtagccATGCTGGGATATAGATTATGTCAATGCTGAATATAGAACTCTTTAGTGCCAGAAGCATTATGTGGGTTGCTTTAAAGAATGGTGTTCAAGGGTAAGCTGAACACATGGGCACTGTCGACTCGCATCAAGAAGCACCTGTGTGATGTTGCGTTTTCTCTCCAAAGGCGTGCATGGGGTCAGGTTAATTGCTggttctaaattggctgtaggtgtgaccGTGAGCTTGAAGGGTTGTCATCCTCTGCGCGCTAGCCCAGCGACAGACTGACAACCTTTCCACGGTggaccctgtgacagctggggtaGGCCTCGGctcccccgtgaccctgaattggataagatTGATTTATAGTAAGCTGACGCACGCTGATCGCTTTTGTtagatgtgaaaaaacaaaagccagtTCATTCAGTTATTCTTTTATATAAATGCCAGTTCTTTGGTGAACCTCCTGACACACTATGAACATCGGAAAGTAAGTGTACCAATTTCTTTGACTGATGATTCAGAGCTACACTTCATCTTTATTTCACTGCTATTTTCGTTAGCGGGCCACAGATCTAAAATGCATGAAATGTCAAGAGCGGTTTGATGAATTCGTTTAGCTCCCCTCCGGTGAGAGAAAATCCCTCCGCTGGAAGTACAGTTACTGTTAGGAAAGGCATCAGAAAGCTGTAATTCTGGCATACCCACTCCAGTGGATTAAATGCAGTGTAATGTATAATGTCTAAGTTTACGTGAATACTTTTGCTGTGATGATCACAACAGCAGCGAGTTACTGTTCAAAGTAAAAAGGACCACAAAGACAAACTTGTCTCAAACTTTTTCTCAAAAAATTTAATTGCAGAATTATTTACACTGAGTGAACTAAGCAATGATCAACGAGTCAAATAGGCAAAATCTCCCAACAGCTCTGAAAGAATGGAGGAAAATGCATAtggtataataataatacaaaataaattaacGATAAGGTAACTTGCACTGAAAGAACGCGCCTTGAGAGATGCACGTGTGGCAgacttaaataaatacataacaaaTGTACATCAGTGTGACAGTGTCATAATTcttaaaaacaagaataaataaGCCTACATTCAaaatcagttgtttttttttgcatgccATCATATCAGCTTAGAAAGGAACCATAACAAAGTGAGAATAACAGCAAAACATGAGCAAGTGCAGAAAATAGTTGTTTCAATGAagcatatattttatatttatatatctatatatatatttctttacaAATAATGAATATTTGGCATTATATTCATCCTTCCTATAGATATGATATACAAGAGATGAAAATAGTTTTAGCTAAACAACtaccttttttcattttgtctaGTAATTATAGAGTTGTTTCACATTCCAACTTCTAGGAAGTGTTGTATCAGTGTGTTTCTTTCCATGGCACGATTACCAAAAAGTCCCCTTGAAATAGTTCACGTCATGGGTTCTAGAGTTTAAAGCGCATAGACAGTCGTACCAGAAGTGAGGCCACAGAATGTGTAGATACAAGCTCAAACCGCATGTTTGGAGATGGGTCGGCGACGGCAGTCATGGTTTGATTACGTAAAACTAATGTGCAGTAAGAACTTTACAGTTTGCTGGATAAGTCAAAGACATTGCACTTGCAGTTGGCCGCTGCCCTCCTGGCACTGAATACAGCATTGTTGAAATTTTGTACGCTCGGGGTTCACACGAGGTTTCAGCGGGCCACCTAAAGGAAAGCGCTGCAACTGCATCCTCAAAAGAAGACTCCCTTGGCGCTCACAGTATCGGATTCATGCTGCGCGTCATCCAGAAGGATTCAGCGCAGAATAAGCGCTACAGTCGGCTTCGAGGGAATACAAGATCGCTCTGTAAAAAAGAGTTCATGTGAGAATGCGTTTACACCTCAAAAGAAACGGTGTCATCGATGGAAAACGATTTTCACTGGGAGACAAAACCCAGCCGTCAGAGCAGCGAGGTTTGTCTGTGGGGGGATGAGGGAGGGATGATTTCTGCACAGTTCTTATCTCTAAATGCATCTGTAAATTTACTCACACTCGTCTCCTTATTGCCCTTTTCCATCTCCCCTGGTTCCTTCAAGGTCCGACTAGAAAAAAAGGCCTCCTGGCAAATTATGCGATGCGTCTTAAAGGTGCAAATGAAATGCTTGAAACTGAATCAGGTGGCGGTTATACTACGTTTTTCACGGCCCTGCTCGAGATACGTAAGGGAGAAACTCCTCAGTCGTTTCAGCCTCAGCCCAGCAGAAACATGTAGTGCTGATGCTTAAGTTCTACAGTGCAGGCCACAATTCAGCAATACATTTATCAACACAAGCTTTGAAGGGCCTTAGAGGCAGTTTGCTTGATCTCACCAAGGACCCAAAATCTTACATAAGCTGCTTTGCTTAGTCAAAGAGAGGCTAAAAATGACCCGGCGCAGCAGCGAGCGATCCTCACATGAACAGCCTTCCAGCTacagaacagcacacagcaccAGCAGTTTGGGCCTCAGCGCCGAGCTCTCGTCTCCTCTAAGCCAGCATATGTCAACCcgagtctgtctctctgccGTCTGTCTGCCACTGTGGCAACAGCAGGGGAACGTCCCCGCTCTGCCAACTGCCTGGCATCGCACACCCAGACGCTTTCCAGATACCCACTGTCTCACTATTAAAGCTCCCTGCCTCTGCAATGAAAAACCCAACAGAATTCGAGCTCGCcgtgttttcttgtttcattATTGAAACGCTGTCACTCCATCGCAGACTTTGGTTACCTGGTCATTCTGTAATGTGTTGTCTGAGGTTTGCTACAAGAAGTTTGGCAGATGAGGAATGTGTCATACATGGTAGCTTGAAAACAAGTGTGAATCCCACGTATGCTCGGAGTTTGTCTTCAAGGATGCGTATGGTTCAAAAAATACTGCGTTTACTCAAAAGTACAATTCGCAGGAGCAAAAAGTAAATCAAGGTATCAAACAGCTGATGGCACGGCGATGGCGTGTAGATCTGTGTGGGGGTGCGGCGGGCGATGGAGGTCAGGCCACAGCTGGGTAGTAATAGGAAAATGACGCGCAGACCTTAGATTGACTTAGAGTCAGCATTGTGCTACAAAAACAAGATCCACGCTCACACATcagcaacagacacacacacacacactattcaaATCCAGggactttgtttttttactgctaTCATATGATTCATATCCCTGAACCCACCCATAATGAAGCCAGGCACTCGGGCACAATTAGtcataaaaatagatttttaaagtgATGTACCGTTCAGTGGACAGCGCATTATTTCGACTTGATTATTTGTCTAGTACTGTActgattaaataaaaagcagcaCCATTTAGTGGGTTGATTATCCCAAAGGTTTTACTAATAGACTTCAGTCTTTAGGTCAATGATTTGACAGCGACATCAGCAACACAGTGGAGCGAACGTCGAAATCACCGGCACCAAAGTTTCATAATTAAGCAGCAGAATTTTAGCGTTTTGCTCAGAATGAATTTATGAGGAACACAATCACGGACCAGGATTGGATCAAACCAGCTATTCCTTCACTGATTACAATAGTTTTACTGGTGTGTATTGCGCCCGTACAGATTGACAGCAAACTATTTTGAGTCGTGGACCCCTGGAGGTCCCCGAACCACACTTTGAAAACCCCAGACCTCTGTAACAGTTGCATATATAGATGTAGGTGATCtttagcttttgtttgtgtggaaTTTAGGATTGTGCAAATCTCCATTCACTACTTAAAATTGGCATCGGTGTGCACAGCCCGTTCTTTCTGTTCAGCAGGGCTCTTGCAGAGTTTTAGCTATTTGAGACTTGCTGCTTGCATCCCTCTGGAAAAGCCTTTGCCccaatttcatttcattattcCCCATCTTTTCCTAAAGGGTGTCAGCCACAGGGAGACTTCAAACTACACTGAACTTTTCAAGAAATGGGAAAAATTACAAAGTACTTCATAGATTAAAGAAGCGCGTATGCAgatattttgtttatgttttgacatt contains these protein-coding regions:
- the cln8 gene encoding protein CLN8 — protein: MASEQHTGRLSQPSAEYFLWDYRLQLIGLGFCFYTVVFLFCHLLSVSLCQTYKSLLAKEKVFWNLAATRAVFGIQSTVAGLRALTEDSSITRDKVRGQEDWSWFNVLTATGFFAFENVALHASSVVFWSFDLPLATHHFFALSGYVGAVVWDSLGHFLPMVTLLLEMSTPFTCISWMLLKAGWACTLFWKANQWVMIHMFHCRMVLTYYMWWVTLTHRVELWTHAPLPPLILFFTGLTLLTLILNPIWTHKKTMQLLNPVDWNFGNKAIPLNGTTDGQPEASGKPHAS